The proteins below come from a single Acidobacteriota bacterium genomic window:
- a CDS encoding arginine-tRNA-protein transferase yields MIGFINEYFLRHRVEPELMDKLWSKGWRHFGEYFFRYSVAYHLGQARRVIPLRIDLARFQLSRSQKRALSRNRDLKIVIRPSFIDECKHQLFHRHKLRFNHNVPDSIFDFLSNHPAEIPCPNQEVAIFAEDKLIAVSFLDIGQRASSAVYAMFAPEESKRSLGIFMILQSIRHSRELNCRYYYPGYAYDGPSFYDYKKNFAGLEAYDWRTGWKPYQSDEGDIDE; encoded by the coding sequence ATGATTGGATTCATCAACGAGTATTTTCTTCGTCACCGCGTCGAACCTGAGCTGATGGACAAGCTCTGGTCGAAAGGTTGGCGTCATTTTGGCGAATACTTTTTCCGCTATTCGGTTGCCTACCATCTGGGGCAAGCTCGCAGAGTGATTCCGCTGCGAATTGACCTTGCCAGATTCCAGCTTTCACGCAGTCAGAAACGCGCGCTCAGTCGGAACCGCGACCTGAAAATCGTTATCCGCCCATCGTTCATTGACGAATGCAAACATCAGCTTTTTCACCGGCACAAGCTGCGTTTCAATCACAATGTTCCGGATTCGATCTTCGATTTTTTGTCCAATCATCCGGCGGAGATTCCCTGCCCGAATCAGGAAGTCGCCATCTTTGCCGAAGACAAACTGATCGCCGTCAGCTTTCTGGACATTGGCCAGAGGGCGAGCTCGGCGGTGTATGCGATGTTCGCCCCGGAAGAATCAAAACGGAGCTTGGGAATCTTCATGATCCTGCAATCCATCCGTCATTCGCGTGAACTGAATTGCCGTTATTACTATCCCGGCTACGCGTACGATGGGCCGTCTTTTTATGATTACAAGAAAAACTTTGCAGGCCTGGAAGCCTACGACTGGCGAACGGGCTGGAAACCTTACCAATCCGACGAAGGAGACATTGACGAATGA